ACTTAACAAGGTATAACTTTTCACACCatttttgtacccaaaaactATACTGTGCAATGCGTTAGAAGTAGCTTCTCTAGCTGCTCATTATTTGATCCATTACCGTTGGATCTCTCCAAATCTTATGTAATATAACTCGTGTCCTATAACTGTTTTCTATTGTATCAAAACGTTAATTAGAACTATTTAGAATTCAAAATAAAGCGATCCAActctaaataaattttgaacaaattaGGATTGAGTTTCTGTAAATAAATTCTAACTAAATTAGGTaagctatttttttattaaccatCAATTgtccataaatatatatatatatatatatatatatattcacaaatAGCCCATGCATTGCACAGGTTAAAGActagttttaaattaaattgaaagCACTAAACTCAAAACACCGTTTTCCAACAGTTTATACAAACGCACCTGAAAATAAGGCCTGAAATGCATAAACTATAAACcccattaaaaaactaaaaaaaaatactaacccTAACAATGATTTTGTACTGAAGTGGGTGAGGAAGCTTGTAGCCAGCGAAGAGAACATTGGGGTCCCTGTGCAATTGCCTgataatcacaaaaaaaaaaaaaaaaaaaaaaacacatacacacaaatgCAAAGTGAGATTAGGGATTTGATTAagttaaaaaatcaagtttaattaaaatttgctTACATGCGAAGAATGTTGCCGACGGTGTGGTCTTCTCTCTCGATTGTAAACGACGCCGCGTTGATTATCTTCGTGTCCCTCTCGTACGAGACCCTGtgatttttgaacaaaaaagaaGTGAGGGTTAGAGAGAGTGAAAGGGagggttttttttagagagagaaagtgtgtgaaatgaaattactttttggTGCCTTCGGGGACGACGAAGCGTTCGTATCGATCGGGAGCATTCATAGCTGCAgctgctgcttcttcttcttcttctcaagaACTCTCACTCTGTCTCTGGGTCTTGCTCTGTCTCTCAGTTTTCTTTGTGTTTCTGTTTAAAAAGCAggttttgttttaagtttcaCAAATCAAAGGGTACGCGCTAAAAAACGACgtcgtttcttttcttttttcttttttataaattaaaacataCTATAGAAAActtgtgagaaaaaaaggaaaaaaaaaaatgatatttgccTTTAATTTACCAACTATGTAGCAAaatgcttttattttaaaattatttagtgAAATTTccctattttttaaatttgattttaacaaaattgagttGTAAGTGAAACTCGACATTACACAACATTAaattctatgcatattttgtcatttaaatttttttgaaaatttaagtggaaCTCAACATTAGTTGAGttccacttaaaaatataatttaattttaaggatATCAAGTTTTATACAGATCTCAACtttattaaaatcaagttttaaaaacatgaGCATTTTATTGAATAGACTTCAAACATGGATATTTTACTGCATAATTCGTCAATCAAGACAAATGCCCAATTTCCCCGAAAAAGAAAGAGGGCATaggttttaacttttagtttttgagaAATTCAAATGAGTGGATACGAAGTAAAAGAGGCtcacacaatttttattatgaagTGAATAACAACATACAACTTTCTATAAGTCTTAGTGTGCGTTTGACATTGGtttaaaacaacaaattttttactatttagtttatttttattactatttatgggtctcattacactttttgatactattcattgATCTCACTATATTATTTCAGTTATCTCTTAACTTtttctatagtattttcagaaaaaaaaaatttagtttcgGTTAAATAAACTGTTACCAAATGATCActtaacattattattattattttattacttttagtgtttttagtttaaatGGCACAAGGCCATAGGTATGGCTACCAGGtgttcactcttttttctttttttt
This genomic stretch from Quercus robur chromosome 4, dhQueRobu3.1, whole genome shotgun sequence harbors:
- the LOC126723892 gene encoding DNA-directed RNA polymerases II, IV and V subunit 11, whose translation is MNAPDRYERFVVPEGTKKVSYERDTKIINAASFTIEREDHTVGNILRMQLHRDPNVLFAGYKLPHPLQYKIIVRIHTTSQSSPMQAYNQAINDLDKELDHLKNGFETEMAKHSREF